The Sphingobacterium bambusae genome includes a window with the following:
- a CDS encoding glutamine--tRNA ligase/YqeY domain fusion protein, with translation MLNEEKPLNFIEEIIEEDLRNGKHDGRVLTRFPPEPNGYLHIGHAKSICLNFGLGQRYNGKTNLRFDDTNPVTEDTEYVESIKQDIQWLGFQWAQELYTSDYFETLYNYAVDLIKKGLAYVDDSTAEEIAAAKGTPTEPGVPTPYRDRSIDENLSLFQEMREGKYKDGEKVLRAKIDLASPNMHLRDPLLYRIKHAHHHRTGDAWCIYPMYDFAHGQSDSIEQITHSICTLEFIPHRPLYDWCIDKLEIFPSKQYEFARLNMSYTVMSKRKLLQLVNEGFVESWDDPRMPTISGLRRRGYTPASIRNFCDRIGVQKRENMIDVSLLEFCIREDLNQTAWRRMAVLDPIKMVITNYPDDQVEELVGENNPEVEGGEGTRVIPFSKELWIERDDFMEEPPKKFFRLGPGLSVRLKHAYIVTCNDFVKDENGKVTEIHCTYVANSKSGEDTSGLKVKGTIHWVSVEHAKEAEVRLYDRLFNDENPAAAEDFKQSINPNSLEIIKKAYIEPDLIEATPKKGYQFIRLGYFTLDSKSTTDNLVFNRTVTLKDSWAKEVKKG, from the coding sequence ATGTTGAATGAAGAAAAACCACTGAATTTTATCGAGGAGATCATCGAAGAAGATCTCCGCAACGGCAAGCATGATGGACGAGTCCTGACGCGCTTCCCGCCCGAGCCAAATGGATATCTCCATATTGGCCATGCCAAATCGATCTGTTTAAATTTCGGTTTAGGACAGCGGTACAACGGCAAAACAAATCTTCGTTTTGATGATACGAATCCGGTTACCGAGGATACAGAATACGTAGAGAGTATCAAACAGGATATACAGTGGTTGGGGTTTCAATGGGCGCAAGAGCTTTATACATCTGACTATTTCGAGACTTTATATAATTATGCAGTAGACCTTATCAAGAAAGGTTTAGCGTATGTAGATGACAGCACAGCCGAAGAAATTGCGGCAGCCAAAGGTACACCAACGGAGCCGGGCGTCCCGACGCCTTATCGTGATCGATCCATTGATGAAAATCTATCGCTCTTCCAAGAAATGCGCGAAGGGAAGTACAAAGATGGCGAGAAGGTGCTACGTGCGAAGATTGATTTGGCCAGTCCAAACATGCATCTGCGCGATCCTTTATTGTATCGTATAAAGCATGCACACCACCACCGCACGGGTGATGCTTGGTGCATCTATCCGATGTATGATTTTGCTCATGGACAGTCTGATTCCATCGAGCAAATAACACATTCTATCTGTACGCTAGAGTTTATCCCCCACCGTCCTTTATACGACTGGTGCATCGATAAATTGGAGATATTTCCATCCAAGCAATATGAATTTGCACGCTTGAACATGTCATACACCGTGATGAGCAAGCGTAAGCTTTTACAATTGGTGAACGAGGGCTTTGTAGAAAGCTGGGACGATCCGCGCATGCCGACGATCTCTGGCTTGCGTAGACGCGGCTACACCCCTGCCTCTATCCGCAACTTTTGCGACCGCATTGGCGTGCAAAAACGCGAGAACATGATTGATGTCAGTTTGTTGGAATTCTGTATCCGCGAAGATCTGAACCAAACGGCATGGCGTCGTATGGCCGTACTTGATCCGATCAAAATGGTAATCACGAATTACCCCGACGATCAAGTTGAAGAACTTGTTGGCGAGAATAATCCGGAAGTGGAAGGTGGCGAAGGCACCCGTGTTATCCCATTCAGCAAAGAGCTTTGGATAGAGCGCGATGACTTTATGGAAGAGCCGCCGAAGAAATTCTTCCGATTGGGTCCGGGTCTTTCCGTACGGTTGAAACATGCCTACATTGTGACCTGCAATGACTTTGTGAAGGACGAAAATGGCAAGGTAACGGAGATTCACTGTACCTATGTTGCCAATTCCAAATCAGGCGAAGACACATCTGGCTTGAAGGTAAAAGGAACGATCCATTGGGTATCCGTAGAACATGCCAAAGAGGCAGAAGTACGCTTATACGACCGTTTGTTCAATGATGAAAACCCCGCTGCAGCAGAAGACTTTAAGCAGTCCATCAATCCAAACAGCTTGGAAATTATCAAAAAAGCATATATCGAACCCGATTTGATCGAAGCAACACCGAAAAAAGGTTATCAATTTATACGTCTCGGTTATTTCACCTTGGACAGCAAGTCGACTACCGACAATTTAGTATTCAACAGAACGGTGACTTTGAAAGACTCTTGGGCAAAAGAGGTTAAGAAGGGCTAA